Proteins from one Monodelphis domestica isolate mMonDom1 chromosome 6, mMonDom1.pri, whole genome shotgun sequence genomic window:
- the LOC130455215 gene encoding olfactory receptor 10AG1-like, which yields MWGVGVRLELDLVKEKKQQWLWAMVLNIQKKMADTNLTLMEEFILLGFSEYPNIQGFLFVVFLFIYISILLGNGLIIIITNVDSALQTPMYYFLGNFSFVEMCYTSNILPRMLMNIWRQKRNISLLSCAVQLCFFLILVVTESFLLAVMAYDRYVAICKPLYYPIIMNQRICVQMVFGSWVIGIPVVIGQTYQIFSGPFCGSNKLNHIFCDLPPLLKLACVDNIGGELFLYVNCFIFGLTPFLMILMSYIRILSTILKLPQTTGRSKAFSTCSSHVIVVCLFYGSASIAYFHSNSSYSGSIDKIFSLFYTIVTPMSNPMIYSLRNKDFIAAM from the coding sequence TTTTgaatatacagaaaaaaatggcagaCACAAATCTTACTCTTATGGAAGAATTTATTCTCCTGGGATTTTCTGAATACCCCAATATCCAAGGAtttctctttgttgtttttttattcatttatataagtATCCTATTAGGCAATGGTCTCATCATTATAATCACCAATGTGGACTCAGCTCTTCAAACACCTATGTATTACTTCCTTGGAAACTTCTCCTTTGTGGAAATGTGTTACACATCAAACATCCTCCCCAGAATGCTCATGAATatttggagacagaaaaggaatatttctttactgtcatGTGCTGTACAACTctgtttctttctcattctaGTAGTCACAGAGAGCTTTCTCCTGGCTGTGATGGCCTATGACCGCTATGTGGCCATCTGTAAGCCACTTTACTATCCTATAATCATGAATCAGAGGATATGTGTCCAGATGGTGTTTGGCTCATGGGTTATTGGGATTCCAGTTGTGATCGGACAGACATACCAAATTTTCTCTGGTCCCTTCTGTGGTTCTAACAAACTCAATCACATTTTCTGTGACTTGCCCCCCTTATTGAAGTTGGCATGTGTAGATAATATTGGGGGTGAATTATTTCTTTATGTTAATTGTTTCATCTTTGGTTTGACTCCTTTTTTGATGATACTCATGTCTTACATCAGAATCCTCAGCACTATTCTGAAACTCCCACAAACCACTGGAAGATCCAAAGCATTCTCTACTTGTTCCTCTCATGTTATAGTTGTATGCTTATTCTATGGTTCAGCTTCAATTGCATATTTTCATTCCAATTCCAGTTATTCAGGTAGTATAGATAAGATCTTCTCTTTATTCTACACCATTGTGACACCAATGAGTAATCCTATGATTTATAGTCTGAGGAATAAGGATTTTATTGCagcaatg